The DNA region CTTCCGAACTGGTCCAGTCGAGGCTGGAATTGGTCGACCTGGAGACGTCGGGAAGGCCGCCCGTGATATATCCGGGCAAGCCATTGAAAACCGGGCTGGCCTTGCTGTACTGGGTCGTGGCGGAAAGCGTCAGCAGCGTGTCCGGCGTCAGGTCCGCTTCGATCACGCCATAGGCCATGCCCAGTTTTCCATGGGACCGATCGTAGAAATAATGCTGGTCCTGGCCGACGACCACGGCGCGCCCGCGCACCGTGCCCGACTCGTTGAGGGGACCGCTGGCATCCAGTTCGGCCCTGCGGTAATCCCACGAACCCAGCGACAAATTCGCGGAAAGCCGGGTTTCGGACGTCGGGCGCTTGCGCACCATGTTCACCACCCCGCCGGGTTCGCCCGAGCCTTGCAGCAGTCCCGATGGCCCCCGCCATATCTCCACCCGGTCGTACATGGACATATCGAAGGCTTGCAGGGCGCCATTGGCGTTATAGGCGGGGATGCCGTCGTATTGGCCCAGCAGGTTGTAGCCGCGCGAGTAATACCACGCATGCCCGCCCGTATCGGTTCCGCCCGAGTATGCCGAATAGACGCCGGGCGCCCAGGTCATCACCGCGTCGATGTCGCGCATATTCTGGTCGTCCATGCGCTGGCGTGTCATGACGCTGACCGACTGTGGAATCTCCCGTGGCGCCAGCGGCAATTTGCCTATCGTCATCGCATTCGTCGTGTACGAGCCGGTGCCTTCCGTCGTCGGATCCTTTACCGGAGCGCCGACGACACTGACGGACGAGAGTTGCGTAACGGCGCCGGACTTGTCGGCGGCGAGAAGCGTGATGCTGTTGCCCTTGCGCCGATACGTTATTCCCGTCCCTTCCAGCAGCCGTTGCAGCGCCTGCTCGGGAGACAATTGCCCGTATACGGCAGGCGCGGAACGTCCCTTCACCAGATCGGGGGGATAGAAAATCTGCAGCGATGCCTGCTCGCCCAACTGTATGAGCGCATCTCCCAGCGGCGCCGCCGGAATGCTGATCCGAATCGGCGCATCCTGGGCCAGGGCCGCCACGGGCGTTCCGCATAAACCGATCAGGATGGCGACGAGCGCGCCGATGAACCGCCATGATTGCCGTCGAATGGACAGCCTTGTCGTGCAGGGATGCCTTTGAAGCCTTGAGGTAGACACGATGAATCACGTTCCGGAGATATCGCTGCGCGTGTTCGCGCCAGTCCCGTCGTCGCGGGGCCACAGAGCGCAGGCAAGGTCCGCCCTCCGTTAGCTTTGACGGTTGGGAAGAAAAAAAACCGGAACGGCTACGGCGCCTCTTTTTGAAACAAGATGAAACTCATCAATGGCGCGGTGTCGCGGGCGTTTTTCCCACGACGATTCAAGCGACGGAAACTCAGCGAGGCGCGATCATGTATCCGCCGTCGGCGTCGCGAACGATGCGCAGCGCCGCGATGGCGGGCAAGGCATCCAGCATCGACTCGGGGTCGTCGATGCCGAGCGTGCCAGCCACGCGCACGGAATTCAGCCGCGGGTCGGCGATGCGCAGCGGTTTTCGCAGATAGCGGTTCAGCTCCGCCACCACGGTGACCAACGGCGTATCCTGGAAGACCAGACGCCCGCGTTGCCATGCGGTCGCGGCGGCGACATCGCCTTGATGGGCCGGCTGCAATCGGGCGCCTTGCAGTCGCGCCACCTGGTCCGCCGCGAGCTGGGTCGTCTGCCGATTCCACCAGTGTCCTGTCGAAAACCGCACGCTGCCGCTGCGGACGGCCACCGATACTCGATCGGCGTCGATCCGCACGTTGAAGACCGTGCCCGTGACGAGGACTTCGGCCTGGTCCGCCGTCACGATGAATGGACGCGACTTGTCCGGATAGACCGTGAACAGGGCTTCCCCCGCTTCCAGGAGAACTTCCCGCCGGGTCGCGTAGAAGCGAACCGTGGCGCGCGTGGCCGTGTTCAAGGAGAGTACCGATCCGTCGGGAAGACGCACTTCCCGCCGCTCGCCTTGGGCAGTGGAAAGGTCAGCCGTGAAATCGGGAGGACCGTCATGCCACTGCGTCCAGGCGATGCCGGCGACGACCGCAGCGGTACAGGCCGTGCCCAGGCCCCATACGAACCCGCGCCGGCCGTAGACCGGCGCGACAGCCTTTTCGGTTTGCCCCAGCATGGCACGCATCTTTTCGCGAGGCACGTTGTCCGCGGCCGTCCAGATGGTTTCGAGAACGCGGCAATGCCGGTCGTTGTGGGGGCTCGCGGCGCGCCATGCTTCGTATTCCGCGCGCTCCGCGGGCGTCAACGGTCGCAACTGCATGCGCGAAAACCATTCTATGGCCTGAGCGCGGGCAGCTTTGTCCGCGTCATCGCTGTATGGATCGGTCATGGCAAGGGTAGCCCTCGGACGGGTCCCGGATGGCAGGAAACAAACGGTCCTTTCATACGCTTGACGTTTCGCTGGCAGGAAATCCGGAATCAATGAGAGGCGTAATTCTGCAAACGATCATACAGGTGATCCAACGCCCGCTTCATATACTTCTCCACCATGCTCTGGGACAGCCCCATCGTCAACGCGATTTCCTCTTGCGTGCGCCCTTCGATCTTGTTCCAGATAAACACCTGGCGGCATTTGAGCGGCAGTTCTTCCAGGGCTCGCTGAAGCGCATCATTGAGCAGCGAGGCACGGACGGTTGCCTCCGCGTCGGTCCCGTGCGGATGTTCGTGCTCGGCCAGTTCATCCAGGGTAACGGTCTCGATCACGCTGCGGCGGCGATGGATGTCCACCAATTTATTGTGGGAGGCCCGGCCCAGGTATGCACGGAGATCCTTGACCGCGCCGACGCCATTTTCCAGCATGCTGAGCACCGCGTCGTGCACGGCGTCCTCGCGATCCGAATGGGAGTGCCGGGAACGCGTGGTCCACAGGCCGAGCAACTCGCCGTAATAGGCGAGCCATCCATGTTCGGAAGAGCGGCGACGGGACATGGCGATGGAAAGTGCGCTGGGCGGAGTTGCAATTATTGCAAACAGTTCTCATTTCGACAAATATTCTGCCTGGGAACGCTGCATCCGCTGCCGCTCAGCGCGCCTTGAACCGCTCCCACGCGATCAGCGCCAGGAGGACCAGTCCGGCGCCCAGGCCGATGTGCCCGCACCAGGCCACCAACCCCAGCGACCAGCCTTGGGCATGGACGGCGATGGCGAGCGAGGCGGCGAGCGCCCCCCACCCACCGATGCGCAACAGGCTGCTCGGGCCCGCGCCCAGTTCGCGGCTGAACAGGTTCTGCTGATGCCGGTCCATCGCCAATGCCAACAACGCAAAGGCGATCAGCGACACCAGGGCTGTCAGGGCATGGCTCATCGCGGGGACGTCCCGGGCACCTGGCCAGAAGCGGGATCGCCGGCCGCTGGCGCGCTGGCGGACTTGGACACCGGCCGCGCCGGTTTCGTCCTGGGCCGGTGGCGCAGGGTGCGCAACGCCAGCATGGCATGCAGGGCGGCCAGCGCCCACAGGGTCAGTTCGAAGCCCGCGAATACCCAGTCGCCCTGCGCCACGCTACGCCACAGGGGCCGGCTCGTCGTCACCGCGCTCACCACGGGCAGCAATGCCAGCAGCCCGGCGGCGGCCCACAGCAGTTCGACCCAGGCCCGCTTTGCGGGCCGCAGCAGCGCCCACGCCAAGGCCAGCCCCCAGGCGATGAAGAACACATGGATCTCCCAGTCGGCGCGCTTGGCCAGATGCGGCGCCAACAAGCGGTTGGCCCACAGCAAGGACGCCGCCGCGACGGACAGCCCCGCGATCGACGCGATGTTCAAGCGTTCCACCAACCGGAAGCCGAAATAGGGCTTGTCGGGGTCGGGCAGCCTGGCCCGTCGCTTGACGGTCCACAACACCAGCCCGGTGCCGACCATCGCCGTCCCCGCCAGGCTTACCAAAAAGTACAGCCAGCGCACCGTGGCGTCGGCAAAGCGCCCCATGTGCAACGCATACAACACCCCGCGCGTCTCGGCCATTGCGCCCACCTTGTCCCTGGTCTGGAGCAGCTCGCCGCTGGCGCCGTCGAACAGCATGTACTGCGGGCTGACCGATGCGCGTTCGAAGTCGCCGCGCAACACGGCCACCCGGGCCGCCGCGTCGCCAGGGTGGTTGACGATCACGCGGCCGACGTTGTCGCGGCCCCAGCGCGCCTGGGCCTGGCGCACCATATCGGCCACCGATGCCAGATCCGCCTTGTGCCCGCTGGGCTTGCCGGGCGGGATACGCGCGCTCATCTCGGCGGTCAGCGCCTGGCGCTGCTTGAAAGCCGCGTCGGCCCCCCACGGCATGTACAGCAGCATCAGCGTAATCAACCCGCTATAGGTGATCATCAGGTGAAAGGGCAGTCCGAAAACGGAGAGCGCGTTATGTGCATCCAGCCAGCTCCGCTGCCCCTTGCCCCAGCGGAAGGTGAAGAAGTCGATGAATATCTTCTTGTGCGTAATCACCCCGCTGACGATGGCCACCAGCATGAACATGGCGCAAAAGCCCGCGATCCAGCGGCCCCATAGCGGCTTCATGTAGTGGAACTGAAAATGGAAGCGGTAGAAAAAATCGCCGCCCTCGGTGTCGCGGGCATTCAGCTTCTGTCCCGTGGACGGGTTCAATACCGCGGTCCTGAAGCCGGCACGGCCGGGCACATTCGGATCGAGCCAAAAGACGTTCACCACATTGTTGCGTTCATCCGGCAGGCCGATATTCCACGTCGGGCTGGCAGGCGCCAGCGTGGCGAACGCGCCCACGATGCGTTGCGCCACCTCGGCCGCGTCCGGCACGTGCCGTTGCGCGGGCAGCTCGGGACGCATCCATTGCGACATCTCGTCGCGGAAGTAGGCCACGGTGCCCGTGAAAAACATGGCGTAGAGGATCCAGCCCGCCAGCAGACCCGCCCAGATGTGCAGATCGGACATCGTCTGGCGGATGCCGCGCGGCTGCGGCCCTGCCTTGCCTGCCTTGGAATCGCCATGAGAGGTCATGAGGGGACTCCCGCGTTCCAGACGGACCAGGCCGCCAGCCCCAGCGGCAACGCGGCCACCAGCAGCCCCACCCAGGCGCGCGTGGCCGAGCGCACCGCGAAGACCCAGACGACCGCCAGCGTGTAGACCAGGAAGCTAAGCAGCATGCCGGCGAATACGGCCTGGGTGCGATCGATCGGCAGGACCACGGCCGCCACGCTGGTCAGCGCCGCCAGCCCGTAGCCGCCAAACAGGGCAGCCACGATGCGCGCGACGAGCGGCCCCGCGCCGAGCATCCGGCGCGCCTTGACGAACACCGTATTCACTTGTTCGGCGTTGCCGCCGGGCCAGCGGGAATCGGTGGCACGCCGGCGGGCTTCACGTAGGTGAGCGTGGTCACATGATTGATGCCGTCATACTTCTCCCCGGCACGCTCGCCCGGCACGCGCTCGATATGCATCGCCTCCGCAACGTACTGCCCCTTCCAGGGCATATCGAACTTCACCAAACCCTGTTCATCGGTGTGGCCTTCCTTTCCCCAACCTGATTGGGTGAGGAGGACGACCTTGGTCCTGGGCAGCGGCTGCCCCTTGAAGGTGAGCCTGAATTCGCCCGGTTGGCCGGTGGGCACCAGGTCGAGCGTCAGTTTCGGGGACTGCTCGGCGAAGCCGGTGATCAGGCGCGCGGCGGGGTAAAACCAGCTCGTCACTTCCTTATCGCCCTGCTTGAACTTGCGCAGCGGGAAATTCGCGTCTTCGGCCACGATGGATTGGCCCGTCTTGGCGGCGAAGGGCAGCGCGAAGCCGCTGGCGGTCTTGCTGCCGTCGGCGCTCGTGTCCTTGCCCTGGGCAGAAAGCAGCGTGGCAGTGGGTTTGCCGAATTTGTCCAGCAGACCGGGAGAGGCTTCGCGCAGGTTCTCCCCGAATTCGCCGAACCGGATCACGGCGTTGCCCTTGGCGGGCTGTTCGAGCCAGATCTGGTGCGCGTTTGCCGTTGCGGCGAGGGTGGCCAGGCTCAGTAGAAGGAAAGTCTTGCGGATCATTGTGTTCTCCATTTATCTATCAAGGAAGATGGCTGCCGTCGCTCGCGGCGTAGCGAAAGGCAGGCTTATTCAGAAATCCACCGAGGCCGACAGCATGAACGTGCGCGGCGAGCTCATCACCGCGCCACCGTTGACGGCAATCCAGTAGTCTTTGTTGAATACGTTTTCGACGTTGCCGCGAAAGGTGACAGCCTTGCCGGCGATGCGGGTGGTGTAGCGCGCCCCCAGGTCGAAGCGCGTCCAGCCGCTGACTTGCTGGGTATTGGCGGCGTCGAGATAGGCGTTGCCCGTTCGTATGACCCGACCGCCGACCGTCAGGCCCGGCACCCCCGGCACGGCCCAATCGAGGCCCAGATTGGCTTGCAATTTAGGCACCCCCGGAGCGCGATTGCCATTATTCGTCCCGCCAGCGGTGTTGGTCAGCTTGGCATCGATGTAGCTCACGCCGCCCATCATGCTCAAGCGCGGCGTCAATTGGCCGAAGACATTCCATTCAATGCCGCGATTTCTCTGTTTGCCGTCCCGGCTGTATTCCCGTGTGGCCGGGTCCACGATCTGGCTCGGCTGCTTGATCTCGAACAGGCTTATGGTCGTCGCAAAGTCGCCGAAATCCTTCTTGACCCCCACTTCGTATTGCCTGGTCTTATAAGGGGGAAAGACAGTGCCGTTGTCGGGCGAGGTCGGGTCATTGACGACAGAGCCCTGCAGCAGCCCTTCGATGTAATTGGCATACAACGAAAGATCGGAAAGAGGTTTGACCACCAGTCCGACCATGGGCGTCAAGGCGTCGTCTTTATAGTCAACGCCAGTGGTCAGGACTTCTTGCTCGACATATTGCTTGCGGACGCCCGCGATGACGTTGAGCCGGTCTTCCATGAATGAAAGCGTATCGGCAACGGCGACGCTCTGCCTGTCGACAGTGGAAAGATCGCCCCACGTACCTGTCCGGAGTTGGGCAGGCAACCGCCCGGTCGTGGGTTCGTAGATATTTCCCGAAACCGTAGGGCCGCTGATGCTTCGTCCGCCGGAACGTTGCAGGTTGCGCTGATGGAACCGATCGGCGGTCAGCGCCAGTTTGTGCTGCACCGGGCCCGTGGCAAAACGGATCTGCGTGCCCACCTGGATGTTGGTGTTGTCCATGCCATAGGCATCGGAGGCCAGCGTGCCCCGGTAGTCGCCGTTCGGCATGACATTCGCGATCTGGGTGGTGACCACGTCCGAACGCTGCCGCAGATGTCCCGCCGCCACGTAGGCGGACACGGCATCGCTGAAATCGTATTCGGCGCGGAAGGCGGCCGACGATTCCTCGTGCTCGGCCTCGCCGCCCAGCAAGACGGCGTTGCTGGACCGGGGCGCGTCCGGAATATCGGCCGTGGCGAAAGAAAATGAAAAGGGAGAGATATTGCGCAGCCTGGCCTTCTGATGCAGCAGGTCCAGAGACAGGCGCAACCGCTCGCCCCGATAGTCCAGGGCGACGGCGCCCATGCCGAGGTGGCCGCCCTGCTGATCGATCGGCGTGTCGCCATTGCGATACACGGCATTGACGCGGATGCCCCAGGCATTGTCCTCTCCAAACCGCCTTCCCACATCGAGATGGGTATTGATCTGGCTGTCGGACATATAACCGGTAGTCAACCGGGTCAGGGGTTCATCGGCGGCTCGCTTGGGAACGAGGTTTATGTCGCCCGCGATGCTGCCACCCATGCTGTTGAGCAATGCGTTCGGCCCCTTGAGCACTTCGATGCGTTCCAGGGCCTCGACGGGCTGCCGATACATCGGGAAAATGCCGCGCAAGCCATTGAATGAAGCATCCGCCGTGCTAAACGGCAAGCCGCGAATGAAGAAGGCATTGGACGCCTGGCCGTACTTGCGTCCCGAATCCCTTACCGACGGGTCCCCCACCAACACATCGGCGATCATCTGCGCCTGCTGGTTTTCCATCAGCTCGGCGGTGTAGCTGGTCTGGTTGAAAGGCGTATCCATGAAGTCCATGTTGCCCAGCAACCCCACGCGACCGCCACGCGCCACCTGCCCTCCCGCATAGGCTTCGGGCAGGCCATCCGCACGGGCGGCTTGCGCCGTGACCGTGACGGCCTCCAGCGTGCTCACGGTGGGCGCTTCCGCGCCTCCCGGCGCCGGCCGCAGCAGGTAGCGCCCGCGTGCATCCGGCACGGCTTGCAGGCCAGTGCCTGCCAGCAGCGCGGCGAGCGCGGCCTCGGGCGTGAAGATGCCTTGCACACCGGAACTGTTCTTGCCTTGGGCGAGTTCCGTGCTGCCGGAAAGCAGCACGCCCGATTCGGCAAGAAAGCGCATCAGCACCGCGTTCAGCGGTCCGGCGGGAATATCGTAGCTACGGGCGGCCGCCGCGCCGGGCTGAGTTGCCGGCGCGGACGCGGCGTGCTGCGCATACGCGTGGCCCGCCCAGCCGGCGCCGATGGCGACGCCGCCGGCCACCAGCAGGTGCGTGGCCAGCGGCGGGGACCTGCGGATAAAGCGCGGGGGATGCGCCGACCTGAAACGGCCATGCGCTGGGTGACGAGACATGTTTACCTTCCTCGGTTCAAACGAATGAAGCATCGGACCGAGACTCGTCGCCATTCCCGCCTTGCGGCATGCCATTGCCTGCCGATCGCCGACTTGTTTCGATCTCACCAGGTAAACCGGATGAAAGGAAAAAATGTGGAAATGGCTTGGGCGGATTTCGCCATAGAATTTTGTAACCACCGGAGGACACTAAGAAGCGCGCGCCTCGATCGTCGTCCACCAGGGCAGAGGACGACGGATCCGGATGGGAAGCGACTTCTGGAGCATGGCCAAGGCGCCGTCCACATCGTCGAGCGGGTAACTGCCGAGAACGGGAAGCCCTGCGACGTCGGGCGCCACCGCCATGTGTCCGTGGCGGTAGCGGGATAGTTCTGCGACGACCTGGCCCAGCGGTATGTCCTGCGCGAGAAGAACGCCGCGAGACCAGACTTCGCGCGCGGGATCGGCGGGGACGATCGCTTCCAGCCGGTCGGCGGTGAAACGCACCTGCTGGCCGGCGCCTATGGTGGCGTTTCCGGCGGCGGCGCTTCCTGCAGCGGCGCGTCCGGCGCTCGCGGCCAGGGTGATCTGGACGGCGCCCTCGTAGACGGCCAATAGCGTGCCGCCCTCTCCGTCCAGCCGCACATTGAAGCGCGTGCCCAGCGCGCGCATGCGGCCTTGGGCCGTATCGACGACGAAGGGGCGGGCCGCCTCCGCGGCGGTCTGGATGAGGATTTCGCCGGCACGCAAGCGTAGCCGGCGCAGGCTGGCGCCGTAGTTCTGGTCGAAAGCGCTGGCGCTTCCGAGCCAGACCCGGGTGCCGTCGGCCAGACGGACTTCGTGCCGCTCGCCGGTACCAGTGCGGTAATCCGCGGCCCAGGCCAAGAGGGCATCCACCGCGCCGGGTTGCCGCCAGAGCGTCCAGCCAAGCGCGCTGCCCGCGCCGGCGATGGCGGCTACGCCGAGCACGACGCGGCGCCGGGCGAGCCGGCGATTGGCCAGTTGCAGCGCGTCGGCGGCCTGGCGCGGCGAAGCATCGGCCTGCAGAGACCGGAAGCGTTGACTGACGCGCTCGACGACGGCCCACGCGGCACGGTGGTCCTCGCTGCTGGCCAGCCAGCCTTGCCAGCGCGCACGGTCGGCGTCGATAACCGTTCCGGAGTGCAGCAGCGAGAACCACGCGGCGGCCTGCTCCATCGCCTCGTGCGAAGGCATGGCGGCGCCGGCGTGTAGCAGGACGCTCACGGGATGGTGGCGCCGGCCTGGGCCAGGTTGCGCGCTTCCAGCCGCATGCAATGGAGCATGGCCTGGGTGAGATAGTGTCCGACCATGCGCGAGGACACGTCCAGTTCGCGTGCGACTTCCTGATGCGTCATGCCGCACGCCACCGCCAGGACGAAGGCGCGAGCGGCCTTGGGCGGCAGATGGCGCAACATGGCGTCGATTTCATACAGAGCCTGAAGCACCGCCGTCTGGTCTTCGGCCGAGGGGGCATACGCCTCGGGCCGCGCGGCCAAGGTTTCCAGCCAGGCACGTTCGATTTCGCGGTGGCGCCAGAGATCGATGCACAGGCCGGAGGCGATGGTCCTCAGGTAGCTTCGGGCCTCCTGGCTGCTTTCGAAGCATCGTGGGCGGGTGATCAACCGCACGAACGTGTCGTGCGCCAGGTCCGCCGCATCAGCCGCATCACCCAGGCGAAAGCGCAGCCACCCCTGCAACCAACCATGGTGGTTGGTGTAGAGCGTTTCGACTTGTTGTTGCGGAAGCGGGACCGACGCGGCGCCCATGAGGCCTTTCCTTTGCCTCATATCCGACAAAAAGAGGCGATGTGAATGAGAATTAATATGATTCTATCGAATTTCAGCCACAATTCAACAAAAGGCACGGGACGGCCAGGCAATGCCACGATGGAATCGTTGTGAACGGTTCCGCGGTTTTCCTATCCAAGAATCAGTCCGCACTGAGTCCACACCGGCCGCCGGCTTCCCGGAAGACGCTCCCGCCGCCCACGAGGGCGGCACAAGCTCGCCGGGTGTCGGCCGCGATCTGTGGGCCACGATCCTAGTCGGCCGATTGAAAGCTTGAAACACTATAGTTTTTGTATACACGTCTCTCCCGCGCACGGTGCGCCGTGCAACCTTTGCCTTGCGCGCATCACTCCGCATTTCGGACCTTACATTCCAATGAAGTCTTCCCGTCGTAAGTGGCTTGGCCGTGGTCTTGCCCTCCCCCTGGGCTTGAGCCTGCCACCGTTGCTTTCGCTTCGTCCCATCCTCGCCGCCGCGGCCGCGCCAGCCCCGGCACTCGCCATCGTCATGAATTCCGGCGAGGCGAGCGTGTCGGTCATCGACATGGCCACGCACAAAGTCGTGCGCACGCTGCCGACGCTGCGGGAGCCCAGCCACTGGGCGCTGGCCCCCGATCGCAGCAAGCTCTATATCGCCGACGCCAGCGGCAACGCGCTGTTCGTCGTGGATCCGCGCGACGGCACGGCGATCGGCCACAAGACGATCGCCGACCCCTATCAACTCGGTTTCAGTCCGGACCATCGCTACCTGGTCGTCAATGCGCTGCGCCTGAACTACGTCGATTTCTATCGCGCCGACGACCTCACGCTCGTGAAACGCTTCAAGGCCGGCAAAATGCCGAGCCATCTCGATTTCACGCCGGACTCGCGCACCAGCTTCAGTTCGATGCAGGAGTCCGACAGCGTGGTCGCCTTCGACCTCGCCAATATGACGGTCCGCTGGACGTCGAAGGTTGGCGCGACGCCCGCCGGCGTGCTGTACCACAACGGCAAACTGCTGGTCTGCGTCATGGGGGCCGACTACGTCGCCGAACTCGATCCCGCGGACGGCAAGATCCTGCGCAAGATCAAGACCGGCGTGGGCCCGCACAATATTTTCCTCACGCCGGACGGCAAGACGCTGTACGTAAGCAACCGCATCGGCGGCTCGCTCGTCGCGCTCGACCCCAATACCTACGCGCTGCGCCGCACCTATCCTTTTCATGCGTCGGGTCCCGACGACATCGGCGTCGCGCCGGACGGCAAGCTGTGGGTCACGCTGCGTTTCCGGGAGCAGGTTGCCGTGCTCGATCCGGCCAGCGGCGACTACGAAACGATCGCGGTCGGCCGCTCTCCGCACGGCATTTATCTCACGACCGAACTGAACCGTTCCGGCCTCATCACGGCCGAAACCCTGTAGCAAGCCCGCCATGCTGACCTTCATCGACAGATTCTTCAATATGGTGGCCGGCGAGATCGATCAGTATCTCGTGTTGCCGTTGCTTTATCGCTTCGGCTGGATGCAGTGGGAAGAACTCTCTTTCGACTGGGCGCTCATCTGCGTATACGGCTTTTTTGCCGTGATCGCGACATATGCCGTGTGCTGGCCGCTCGAGGCCTTTTTCCCGATCGAACGCTGGGAAAACCGCAAGGCCGTGCTGACCGATGCGTTCTATACCATCCTCAACCGGGTAGGCGTGCTGCCGGTCTTCAGTTTCCTGCTGTTCTACCAGGTGCAGGTGTGGGTCAACGGTTTCCTCGTGAGCCAGGGCTATATTCCGCCGACGCTGGAGACGATCTTTCCCCCCTTGTTCGGGCACCCGGTCGTCACTTTCATCTGCTATGCGCTGATCCTCGACTGCGCGGACTATTGGCGGCATCGGCTATCCCATATGTTCCGCAGTTGGTATGCGCTGCACGCGCTGCATCACGCACAGCGGCAGATGAGCTTCTGGTCCGACGACCGCAATCACCTGCTGGACGATCTCGTCGCCGGCGTGTGGTTCGGCGTTGTCGGACTCGCCATCGGCGTTCCGCCGCTGCAGTTTCCCCTGCTCTTCCTGTTCATGCGCTTTATCGAAAGCCTCAGCCACGCGAACATCAGGCTCTCGTTCGGCTGGCTCGGCGACAGGCTGCTGGTGTCGCCCCGTTTTCACCGGCTGCATCACGGCCTGCGCGCGGCCGGCCGCAACTCGTGCAACTACGGCGCGGTCTTTCCGTTCTGGGACATGCTGTTCGGCACGGCGGACTTCTCGGACGAGTATCTACCCACCGGCGACAAGCGCGCGCCGGAATCGATGGCAACGGGGAGTTATCTGGAGCAGCAGGTGGGCGGCCTGCGGTTCTTCCTGGACGAATTCAAGGCCGCGTCCCGCAAAGCGCACCGGGGTTCGTGAGGCCAGAGGGCGGGAATTTGCCGCATGCTGAATGAGCTACGGTTTCGATACCGCAGGCCAGGTCAATGCGGTGAATAACGCCCCTATTCTCCGTATAATCTGCGGAGAATAGCTTGCTCTTGCGGCGAATCGGCTGTTTAATCTCCGCATGAATCGCGGAGAAAGTCTCTATATCTGGCAAGCCCCCGACTGGCCGGCCTGGCGCTACGACCTGTCGGCGCTAGCCGGGCCGTTGGCCGCGGCCAGCCGTGCCCAAGGCGTGCTGCTGGGCCGTCTGGCCGACGTGGGCATGGCGCTGCGCGACCAGGCCAGCCTGGCCGCGTTGACCGAGGACGTGGTGAAGACCAGCGAAATCGAGGGCGAGGTGTTGAACGTCGTATCGGTGCGCTCGTCCATCGCCCGGCGCCTGGGCGTGGACATCGGCGCGGTCGCGCCGGTGGACCGGCACGTCGAGGGCGTGGTCGAAATGGTGCTCGACGCCACCTCCGGCGGCACCGACCCACTGACGGAGAAGCGCCTGTTCGGTTGGCACGCAGCGCTGTTCCCGACCGGCTATTCGGGCAT from Bordetella genomosp. 10 includes:
- a CDS encoding DUF3325 domain-containing protein translates to MSHALTALVSLIAFALLALAMDRHQQNLFSRELGAGPSSLLRIGGWGALAASLAIAVHAQGWSLGLVAWCGHIGLGAGLVLLALIAWERFKAR
- a CDS encoding DUF4198 domain-containing protein; amino-acid sequence: MRKTFLLLSLATLAATANAHQIWLEQPAKGNAVIRFGEFGENLREASPGLLDKFGKPTATLLSAQGKDTSADGSKTASGFALPFAAKTGQSIVAEDANFPLRKFKQGDKEVTSWFYPAARLITGFAEQSPKLTLDLVPTGQPGEFRLTFKGQPLPRTKVVLLTQSGWGKEGHTDEQGLVKFDMPWKGQYVAEAMHIERVPGERAGEKYDGINHVTTLTYVKPAGVPPIPAGPAATPNK
- a CDS encoding TonB-dependent receptor, with the translated sequence MSRHPAHGRFRSAHPPRFIRRSPPLATHLLVAGGVAIGAGWAGHAYAQHAASAPATQPGAAAARSYDIPAGPLNAVLMRFLAESGVLLSGSTELAQGKNSSGVQGIFTPEAALAALLAGTGLQAVPDARGRYLLRPAPGGAEAPTVSTLEAVTVTAQAARADGLPEAYAGGQVARGGRVGLLGNMDFMDTPFNQTSYTAELMENQQAQMIADVLVGDPSVRDSGRKYGQASNAFFIRGLPFSTADASFNGLRGIFPMYRQPVEALERIEVLKGPNALLNSMGGSIAGDINLVPKRAADEPLTRLTTGYMSDSQINTHLDVGRRFGEDNAWGIRVNAVYRNGDTPIDQQGGHLGMGAVALDYRGERLRLSLDLLHQKARLRNISPFSFSFATADIPDAPRSSNAVLLGGEAEHEESSAAFRAEYDFSDAVSAYVAAGHLRQRSDVVTTQIANVMPNGDYRGTLASDAYGMDNTNIQVGTQIRFATGPVQHKLALTADRFHQRNLQRSGGRSISGPTVSGNIYEPTTGRLPAQLRTGTWGDLSTVDRQSVAVADTLSFMEDRLNVIAGVRKQYVEQEVLTTGVDYKDDALTPMVGLVVKPLSDLSLYANYIEGLLQGSVVNDPTSPDNGTVFPPYKTRQYEVGVKKDFGDFATTISLFEIKQPSQIVDPATREYSRDGKQRNRGIEWNVFGQLTPRLSMMGGVSYIDAKLTNTAGGTNNGNRAPGVPKLQANLGLDWAVPGVPGLTVGGRVIRTGNAYLDAANTQQVSGWTRFDLGARYTTRIAGKAVTFRGNVENVFNKDYWIAVNGGAVMSSPRTFMLSASVDF
- a CDS encoding FecR family protein; amino-acid sequence: MTDPYSDDADKAARAQAIEWFSRMQLRPLTPAERAEYEAWRAASPHNDRHCRVLETIWTAADNVPREKMRAMLGQTEKAVAPVYGRRGFVWGLGTACTAAVVAGIAWTQWHDGPPDFTADLSTAQGERREVRLPDGSVLSLNTATRATVRFYATRREVLLEAGEALFTVYPDKSRPFIVTADQAEVLVTGTVFNVRIDADRVSVAVRSGSVRFSTGHWWNRQTTQLAADQVARLQGARLQPAHQGDVAAATAWQRGRLVFQDTPLVTVVAELNRYLRKPLRIADPRLNSVRVAGTLGIDDPESMLDALPAIAALRIVRDADGGYMIAPR
- a CDS encoding DUF3649 domain-containing protein, coding for MLGAGPLVARIVAALFGGYGLAALTSVAAVVLPIDRTQAVFAGMLLSFLVYTLAVVWVFAVRSATRAWVGLLVAALPLGLAAWSVWNAGVPS
- a CDS encoding RNA polymerase sigma factor; this encodes MSRRRSSEHGWLAYYGELLGLWTTRSRHSHSDREDAVHDAVLSMLENGVGAVKDLRAYLGRASHNKLVDIHRRRSVIETVTLDELAEHEHPHGTDAEATVRASLLNDALQRALEELPLKCRQVFIWNKIEGRTQEEIALTMGLSQSMVEKYMKRALDHLYDRLQNYASH
- a CDS encoding PepSY-associated TM helix domain-containing protein, whose amino-acid sequence is MTSHGDSKAGKAGPQPRGIRQTMSDLHIWAGLLAGWILYAMFFTGTVAYFRDEMSQWMRPELPAQRHVPDAAEVAQRIVGAFATLAPASPTWNIGLPDERNNVVNVFWLDPNVPGRAGFRTAVLNPSTGQKLNARDTEGGDFFYRFHFQFHYMKPLWGRWIAGFCAMFMLVAIVSGVITHKKIFIDFFTFRWGKGQRSWLDAHNALSVFGLPFHLMITYSGLITLMLLYMPWGADAAFKQRQALTAEMSARIPPGKPSGHKADLASVADMVRQAQARWGRDNVGRVIVNHPGDAAARVAVLRGDFERASVSPQYMLFDGASGELLQTRDKVGAMAETRGVLYALHMGRFADATVRWLYFLVSLAGTAMVGTGLVLWTVKRRARLPDPDKPYFGFRLVERLNIASIAGLSVAAASLLWANRLLAPHLAKRADWEIHVFFIAWGLALAWALLRPAKRAWVELLWAAAGLLALLPVVSAVTTSRPLWRSVAQGDWVFAGFELTLWALAALHAMLALRTLRHRPRTKPARPVSKSASAPAAGDPASGQVPGTSPR